The following is a genomic window from Spirosoma foliorum.
GCCGGTACTGCAACGTCCGTTCGACTTCGGTTGCGATGTGGTTATGCACTCAACCACCAAATACCTGAATGGCCACAGCGATGTATTGGGTGGCGCACTAATTTTTAAAGAAGACAATGAGTTTGCCCAACGCGTAAAGCTATTACAAGGACTCTCTGGAGCGGTACCGTCGCCATTTGATTGCTGGCTGATTAGCCGGGGGATTAAAACGCTGGGCGTCCGGGTGAGGGCGCAAAGTAGTACAGCACAAGCCATTGCTGAGTTTCTGGAAGGACATTCAGCGGTCGAGAAAGTCCATTACCCAGGCTTGGCCAGTCATGCCAGCCATGCGTTGGTTCAACAACAGATGAAAGGCCCCGGAGCTATGTTGTCGGTGCAGGTAAAGGGAGGTGCCGAAGAAGCAATCCGGTTTATTGGCAAGTTGAACTTGTTTACGCGAGCTACAAGCCTGGGCGGAGTGGAAAGTCTGATTGAACATCGGGCCACTGCCGAAGGGCCTAATTCCATAACTCCAAAAAATCTACTACGCATCTCAGTCGGCCTGGAATATGCCGACGATCTGATTGCTGATTTAGCGCAGGCGTTAGCGTAGTTATCAGCTGGTTTCCGGCCAGATACGCCATATCTTATGAGATATGGCGTATCTAGGCTAACCTTACCCTCATTTAAATCTTTTCGGTATTATTTTGGGCATTGGTTCAAGAAACAACTGAGGCTGTTGTTGAGGATTCGCATGAAGCGGATACGATCGCATCATTGTATAATTCGTTGATGAATCGGGAACTTTTATAGGCATATTATCCAGAGTAGCCCGTATGACGTTTTTCGGATCTGTTGGAGAATGATAAAACGAGTTGTTAGATCCTACAACTGGCATCTGGCCCGCAGAGAAACCGGATGGCAGTGAATCCCGACGAACGGCGGTTGCGGGTACCTGGGCATAGGCACAACTTGTAGTTAATAATAATATGTAGACGAGTTTCATGAGCTTAGGCGATTAGATACACGATAATGAATAGACTCTACTTAAGCCCAAATCGTTGCATTAAGCAACGAAACTAAAGCCTAAAAGCTGTGGTTTGTTAACCAACTTGAATTACCTAACACAATGAAAATTACGCTGATTTCTACCTCATCGCGCAAAAATAGTAACTCATTACGTTTTGTGAACTATCTCCGGCACTTATTGGCCGAAGAAGGCCAGCATGAGGTTTCAATAGTATCTTTTGAAGAATACGATATACCGTTAGTTGGCCAGGAATCGGTCAAAAAAGATGCCCTAACTCCTTTCCAGCATTCATTGATTAGCAGTTGGGATTCTGCCGATTTAGTGATTTTCGCTATGCCCGAATACAACTGGACAGCCCCCCCCACAGGCTACCAATGCTATTCACCAACTGGGTGGCCCTGCCTTCAAACACCTGTTTAACAATAAGGTATTTGCGATGGTGGGAATCTCAAACGGACGGGGTGGTCGGCAGCCAGCGCTGGATATGACCACGGTGGTGAACAAAATTATCAGCTTCACCCATAGCTATTCCATCGTTTCGCCAAAGCTATATGAGTCGCACGAAACGGATAAAAATCTGGACGAAAATGGCCACTTCATTGGCCACGAAGTCTACGAACGTACAGCGAAGGCTTTTCTGGACTATACCTTGACTGTAGCTCAACGTTGGATTGGAGTACCAGCGCTGGTAGAAAAATAAGCTTGTATCGCCTTTCTGATTTACTCATAAACGCAAAAGCGGAGATTACGGTCTCCGCTTTTTTATTTGATCAACCTACAGCTGTCTACTATTTCAAAATCACCTTCACCATTACGGGTTGATGGTCAGATGGGTATCGTTGGTCTTTAGCATCCGTTAAAACGCCGTATTTTAATACATCGAACTGCTTACTGACAAAAATGTAGTCAATTCGATTATCCATTGGCGCATCGAATTTGAAGCTATTGAATGTACCTTCTGGACCGTAAGGCGGAGTTTTTGTCACGTTATGCGCATCGCTCAGGAGTGTCTGAATCGTTTTAATCTGCTCCGTTTCGGGTGTCGAGTTAAAATCACCGACGAGAATAACAGGGACGTTTTTCGCGATTTCCTTAATCTTTTCCACCATCAGTTTTCCCGACTGTCGACGCGCTTCGACACCCTGGTGATCGAAGTGAACACTGAAAAAGTAAAAGTCTTTTTTCGTCTTCAGGTCATTGAATTTAGCCCACGAGCAAATCCGGTTGCAGCAGGTAGCATCCCAGCCTTTACCGGGCTTATCGGGCGTTTCGCTCAACCAGAAATTACCTGACTGAAGTGCTTTGAAACGGTCTTTTTTATAGAAAATCGCCGAATGTTCTCCGGCTTCCTTACCATCGTCGCGACCGGCGCCTAAAAAGGCAAACTCGTTCAATTCAGCCACATCATTTAATTGGCCACGCAACGCTTCCTGCGTACCGAACAAGTCAAATTCATGAAACTGAATCAGGGCTTTTACGTTCTCTTTCCGGTTGGGCCAGGCATTGATACCATCGCCTTTATTGTTGTAGCGAAGATTGTAGGTGGCCACCGTAATAGGTGAATCTTTTTGGGCAAATGTGGTATTTGTTGCAAGTAAACTGCCAAGCAAAAGGGGAATTAGTATGCGCATTTAAGTCGAGTTTAAAGTTATCTGGCGTTAGTACTTTTGCTTTACCAGCGCCAGCATATATTACCTAAAACAGAAACTTACGGATTTCTACCAGCCAGGATTCTGACCGATTTCAGGGTTTAACAGACAATCATTCTCCAGAATTGAGTATAGATAGACTTTCTCGTCCCATTTGCTCGGAATATTGGTCAGCCAGGTTAACCAACCAAACGTATCATTTTTTAATTGTTGTGAAGTGCATTAAACCGGCTTTTACGCTGCAAAAATAGGCTTCCCTACATTAAGAAACTGTAAACTATACCCCGTATATGTTAAGCTTTCCTTAGTTCAGGAAGGTATATTTTGCTTAGATGTGGCCTATGCGCAAGTAGAACAAACTGAGTGCCAGAGTCTAAACTATATTACTATTTTGAGTAACCACCTGATTTGACTTACAAGACGGGGTTCTCAGAATTATCACAGAAATAGATGAATAATGAGCCTTAGTTGAAGGAGAGCTGAGGATAGAATAGTCAGAAACAATAACTAGCTATTTATCAGCCAATTGCTGATCTGTTTGCGTATCGGCTAACAGGTCAGCTAAGTATAATTTACTGCTGACACCTAGTTTCTTCCGAAGTCGATAGGTTGTTTTGTGAATCGATTCGGGGGAGATGCCTAGCATCCGGCCCATTTGAGGAGGGTCAATCTGTAGTTTTGAGAGCGCTAGTAAGCGGATTTCAGCTTTAGTCAAATCGGGGTAACGAGTATGAAGAGCCGAAAAAAAGCCAGGGTATACATCTTCAAACAATTGCTTGAAATGCTGCCAGTCAGCTTCGGTCAAAATAACCTGGTTTTGTAAACTTTTAACGGATGGTTGTGGAGGACTAACTGGTTCAGACTGGTGAAGTTGGGCCGAGATCGTATCGATAAGCTGGTTCTTCTCCTGAATGTTAGCCACGTATTGAGCCAATAGTTGTTCGGCCCTTTGCTGTTGGGCTAACAACACCTGCTTTTCCTGCCAGCGTTTCCGCTGATTTTGCCGAAACGCATAGAGACCTGCCAGGGTCAGCAGTATGGCAGCGATGATGATGATATTGCGCACCAAAACAGCGTTCTTCTGCTCGGCTTCCAACGTGCGCAGTTCATTCAGATAGCGCTCAGCATTGACCTGACTTTGACTTGCCGTTAGCATACGAGTGTTGAATAAGTTTCGCTGCGATTCCTCTGTGTGACGAAGTGAATCCAGATAATCCGTTGCCAGGCGATAATTGCCAACTTTTTTATAATACTGAGTCTGAGCCTGATAATACTGGAGATCATAATCTGACCAAGGCCGGTTAGTAAACAATCGGGTTGATCGGTCGATATAGATTCTGGTTTTCTGAGTACTATCCAGATCCATCAGTGCCTGAGCCAGGTAGAGGGATGTCAGGGCCGCATTCTCGGGTACGTTGTCCTCTGGGGAGTCTTGCCAACTAAATCGATAGCCGTTATACAAATAAGGCAAAGCCAGATTGGGCTTGCTCTGTATAAGAAGCAAATGCCCTAGATTCGAGTTGGCGATAGCCACATAAGCCGAGTCATCATGTTTACCGGCCAGCTCTAAGGTCTGATAAAAATAATCCTGAGCCTGCGCATATTGATGGAGATGCTGATGCGACAGTCCAACCGTATTATGGGCGGTGATCTCCGCTCGTTTTACCCAGGCTGGGTAGCGAAAAGAGGCTTCCATGTAGCGAATGCAGGTAGCGTACTCGCCGAAAAAATAATACCGTCCTCCCAAAGCGGAAAGATACTCGCTAATTTCGGGAATATGCTCGTAACCAATCTCTTCAAAGGTTTGCTGCGCTCGCAGCAACCAGCGAAACGCTTCATTAAATTTTTTCTTACTGAACTCATAGGTACCTTTTTGATGCCAATAGGCTGCCTGGACAACGGGTATTGGGCACTGGTCCAGATAAGATTGAGCCTCTTCAAGCACAAAAGATGGCTTACCTGAGAGCAAAACCAGTGCGTGTCGGAAAAGGATTTTATGAAGTTGGGCGTACCAGAACAAGCGGTCGTCATCCTGTTGTTGCGCAAAGGAGGCCAGTCGGTCGAGTTGTGAGAAAACCCGGATAGAGTCGTTAGCTGTCAGGTAGGGCGGATGTGTAACGGCAAAATTAGGAGCCTGCTGACATAACCGTAGAATCCGCTGATCGGGATTAAGTCGGAATAGCGTATCCACTTGTGCGCGAGCGGTGTGGCTTATTACTAGCCAGCCAATTAGCAGCACATGCGTAATTCTAAGCAGAATTCGGGGAATCATATTCGTGGCTACCTCAAGGCTCCAATCACTGGCATCGGCCTGTATCGCCGGTCAAGTCTTTGTAAGAGCCAAGCGCCCATTGTTCAGAGAAAACGAATATAAATCTAATTTGTTTCCATAGGACCAAATTAAGCGTTCATTAATTAAGCTATTGTCTGGCTACCCCACAAACCAATTAAGTGCATCAGTTTCGTGTTGGCGAATCCAAGTTGATTTTTCTTCAGTATAAGCAGATGAATCAAACGGGTGAAGGGCGGCAGCACGCTGCTTTTCGTTTTGATAGGCTTCTGCAATAGCCGGGTAAGCTCGTAAGTAATCCCGAAAAGCCAAATGCCGCGTAACGCCAATAGAGGTGGAGGGAAAGAAATGTACATGAAAGACTCGGTTAGCCTCCGCGTCGATCAGCTTACAATAGCGTCTTTCGGAAATTCCATACTCACCATACCATAGATAGCCTAGCCCTTCAATAATTGATCGCTGTTCGTCCAGAATCTCCAGCGACTGTACAATCGGCAGTAGGTCAATAATCGGTTTGGCCGCCAAACCGGGTACAGATGTTGACCCAATATGTTCGATCGTAATCAGATTGGGCCTCAGTGGCCGGGCAAGCCGATCAATTTCCTGAAGCGCCCAACTAGCCCAATCAGGATTGTAAGGTGCGATAACGACGGACGGAGTTGGCATAGAGGTGAATTTTTTCGACAGGATTTACAGGATGAACAGGATTTTCGCATGCTCGGTCTGTGTCCCCACCTAGAGTATATACACATTTTTGGGACATGTTCGAAACTCCGTTAGGAGTGGCCTGTTAATAGAAAATAGTGGCTTGTCCATACCCTCAAGCGCCGTAGGTGCGACCTATATATCAATAATCAGGTCGCACCTACGGCGCTTTGAGCTTTTAGTAGGCAAGAATCACTATTGACAGGACGCCCTTACAGGGCTGATTAGCATGCGTCAGAAATGTGTATATACTCTCGATGTCCCCAAGAACGCCTGTTGGTCAGCTTTTGCCAAGGCGTCCTTGGGGACACCGAGGATGCGAAAAAAAAACTTGCGGTTTATTTCACTAGCTCTTTCTGATAAAGCCCTACGAGCGTATCGACGGCGTAGTCAATCTCTTCCGCTGTATTGTATTTCCCGAACGAAAACCGGACATACCCACGATCGGAATCCAGTCCAGGAAGCGCCCCTAACACGTGCGATCCAATACTTGATCCACTCGAACAGGCTGAACCACCCGAGGCCGAAATCCGCGCAATGTCTAAGCTAAACAAGAGCATATCGCTCATCTCCGACGCAGGTAAGCTTACGTTCAGAACCGTGTACAAGCTATTGTCAACATCAGCCGAATTACCATTGAAACGAACATCCGGCATTTTCTCCCGAAGTTGCTCAATCATCCGGCGTTTCAGGGATGTAATGTGCTGCTGATGCGTATCCATATCATGGTAAGCAATTTCCAGCGCTTTAGCCAACCCAACGATACCATATACGTTTTCGGTACCACCGCGCATGTTACGCTCCTGCGCACCGCCATACATAAATGGGTGAATTTTCACCCGATCCGCATTGACGTATAGAAATCCGACTCCTTTGGGACCATGAAATTTGTGTCCTGCTCCAACAATGAAATCAACGGGTAGTTTTTGCAGATCGTGCCGGAAATGACCCATTGTTTGCACGGTATCGGAATGAAAAATAGCCTCGTAAGCCCGGCACAGCTCCCCTACTTGATTCAGATTCAACAGGTTTGCAATTTCGTTATTGCCATGCATCAGCGACACCAGCGAGCGGGGCTGCGTGCGGAGCAATTCTTCCAGGTGCGCAAGATCGATAGTACCTTTTTCGTCGATGTTGACGAGGCTCAATTGAATCGTGCCCTGTTCAGCCAGGTGCTGGAGCGTGTGCAAAACAGCATGGTGTTCCAGGGGCGATGTAATGGCATGTGTTAATCCGTAGGTTTCAATGCTACTTCGAATGGCGGTGTTATCTGCTTCGGTACCACCTGAGGTAAAGAAAATTTCGGCGGGCGATGTGTTCAGTAACGACGCGACTGTTTTCCGTGCTTTTTCGATGGCAGTACGCACCGCTCGACCGTGGCTATGAATAGACGATGGATTGCCATAATGCTCCGTCATAAGCGGTAGCATAGCCTCTAGCACTTCAGGATCAAGTCGGGTTGTAGCAGCGTTATCCAGGTAAATAGCAGCGGGGGGTGTCATTGTCGATGAGGTTTGTATACCTTGCAAAGGTACGGCGATTGGTTTATAGATGAAACACAATCCAAATCTGCGTCGTTCTATTGGGATCACTAGTCGTTTTTAGAGAATGAATTTTACGCAGGCCGCCGGGCTTATTTACTCCGAACTATCTACCTGGATTCGTACCGCCATACGTTACACACCCAAGCTAGCCGTAGCTTTATTACTCCTTGTCTTCTTTACGTTTTTATCGCGCTGGATGAGCCGATGGGTGGTTCGGGGATTGGATCGGGTTAGCACAAACGTCTCTTTGATTAATCTGACAGGGGCCGTCATGCGGGTAGTTGTTCTGTCGGTCGGTTTGTTTGTGGCGCTGGGCGTACTAGGATTAGATAAAACTGTAACCTCATTGCTGGCGGGGGCGGGCGTTATTGCGCTGGCCGTAGGTTTCGCGTTTCAGGATTTAACGACCAATTTTATTTCAGGAGCCATGATCGCGCTGGCCCGGCCTATTCAGGTTGGCGATACAGTAGAAACGAATGGCTATACGGGTAAAGTGTTGGACATCAAGTTACGCTCCATCGTAATCGATAATGGGCAAGGGCAAACCGTCGAGATACCGAGTAAAGATGTTTTTCAGAAACCGATTAAGAATTTTTCCCGAATTGGTCTGCGACGTATCGAACTGGCTGCTGGTATTTCCTATTTAGATGACATGGCAAATGCCCAACGTCTGGCCAAAGGAGCTGTAGCGGCTTTACCTTTCGTTCTGTCCGACCATCCCGTTGAACTACATTATCGGAACTTTGCCGATGCCAATGTTCAGTTTGTCCTCTGGTTCTGGATTAAGCCAACTGGCACAAATCCCCAAATGGCGCTAAGTGAAGCGATGATTGCCGTGAAAAAAGTGTTCGATGAAAATCAGATCCTGATTGTCTTTGCTGGACAAACGTTTGATTTGAAACAAAAGCTAGCCACAAGCCAGTTCCCGGATGCTGATAAGAAATAATATTTGACCACAGAGAACACAGAGTTAAAATTATACCACTCTATTTTCTTAGTGGTTAATCTTTTTTGTTAGAAAACCTCGCCCAGATTCAGGAATATTCCCTGCGAACCGCCAATACCAAAACCATAGTCGACGGCCAGATTCAGGTTTGAATGTTTGTTGATTTTAATACGTAACCCTACACCACCACCGGGCAGAAGCTTCCCGAATTGATTGGTATTGGGGTAATCGCTGAAGGTCTGCATATTCGCAAACACAACACCACCCAGCAAGCCGTTATTAAGCAATACAGTCCGGTATTCGGTTTCCAGATAGATCATATTTCGCCCCCGGAATCGACCCTGTGTGTAGCCACGACCCAAGTTCGAATGGGTGTCCCAGCCCGTGCTTGGTAAATCTAAATAAGGAGCCTGGCCACCAAAACTAAGCCAGTTAACATTCCAGAATGTGAGAATATGTCGCCCATCGTTCGACAAGGGCACATACTTCCGAAAATCAGCCAGCACCGATTGCCAATTTTGGTCGCTACCTAACCAGCGCATATTGGGTCGGAAGATGATGTTTCCGAAAAATCCATTCTGAGGGTTGTTGGGATTACGCCGATTCGTGTATTGCAAACTAAACGTTGGCCCCGATGAAACCGACTTTTCACCTGACCCATACTGCTGAAAATCATTGTTCAGCAAAGGCGTTTTATTATCCTCTCCAATTTTCCAGTGGTAATCAAGAGCGTATCCGATACCAATAGAAAAATTAGTGGCAACCTGCCGAAAAACAGACTGATACAGCCGAAGATAGGAATAGGTCAACTGGTCGTCGACATCGGATCGCGAGTTGTCGCCCAGACCAAAATTATCCGCTGAATAATCGTAATAACGATAATCAGTGACGATATTATAGCGATTATCCTTCGTCCAGAGATTTACTTCAACAGGCACAATAACCTGCTGATATTGAGTATACTGAGGAGTAAAATAAATAACAGAAACGTTCTGTTTGGGGTCGGCGCTGGTAAATGACAGGTTCGCGTTTATACCGACGGCAAACCCAGTTTGCAGGGCGTAGGCAAGTTCTGGAAATACCGACGGATGGAAACCCGGCTTTTGGCCCTCTGTTGGGCGGTGCCCCTTCCGATTAATGAATCGGTAATACACGTCCCAGACATCAGCCGACGTATCGGTTTTGGCCATCGGCGGCTGGCTAGTTGTAATCAGCCGACTAGAATCGCTTTGTGCCCTAGTATTCAAAGGCAAAGCCAGCGTCAACAATAGGCTACCCAGCAACAAATGGCCACTGACGCCCCAATTTAATAGGCCGTTAGTCGGCTTATTCATGTGAAACCAGAAAAGGTCAATACTAAATTACTCTGTTGGCTAACCCATCCACATAACATTCCGTTCATTTAAGCCCTATTCACACCTTATTGCATCACCGTTGCCAGTACTTGTTTCAATTTATCGAAACTCCCGGCTCCTTGCAGGTTGGCCACTACTTTCCCGGCTTTATCGATTACAACAACTGTTGGAATTATGGTGATATGATACTTATTATGAAACCCATACGCATTAAAGATGGGTGTAAATGGAAGCTTTTTGAGTTCCGGATCACCTATTTCCTGAGGTTGTTCACTATTTAAAACACCCAAAACAACGGGTGCGGT
Proteins encoded in this region:
- a CDS encoding NADPH-dependent FMN reductase, translated to MKITLISTSSRKNSNSLRFVNYLRHLLAEEGQHEVSIVSFEEYDIPLVGQESVKKDALTPFQHSLISSWDSADLVIFAMPEYNWTAPPTGYQCYSPTGWPCLQTPV
- a CDS encoding mechanosensitive ion channel family protein; amino-acid sequence: MNFTQAAGLIYSELSTWIRTAIRYTPKLAVALLLLVFFTFLSRWMSRWVVRGLDRVSTNVSLINLTGAVMRVVVLSVGLFVALGVLGLDKTVTSLLAGAGVIALAVGFAFQDLTTNFISGAMIALARPIQVGDTVETNGYTGKVLDIKLRSIVIDNGQGQTVEIPSKDVFQKPIKNFSRIGLRRIELAAGISYLDDMANAQRLAKGAVAALPFVLSDHPVELHYRNFADANVQFVLWFWIKPTGTNPQMALSEAMIAVKKVFDENQILIVFAGQTFDLKQKLATSQFPDADKK
- a CDS encoding cysteine desulfurase family protein, whose translation is MTPPAAIYLDNAATTRLDPEVLEAMLPLMTEHYGNPSSIHSHGRAVRTAIEKARKTVASLLNTSPAEIFFTSGGTEADNTAIRSSIETYGLTHAITSPLEHHAVLHTLQHLAEQGTIQLSLVNIDEKGTIDLAHLEELLRTQPRSLVSLMHGNNEIANLLNLNQVGELCRAYEAIFHSDTVQTMGHFRHDLQKLPVDFIVGAGHKFHGPKGVGFLYVNADRVKIHPFMYGGAQERNMRGGTENVYGIVGLAKALEIAYHDMDTHQQHITSLKRRMIEQLREKMPDVRFNGNSADVDNSLYTVLNVSLPASEMSDMLLFSLDIARISASGGSACSSGSSIGSHVLGALPGLDSDRGYVRFSFGKYNTAEEIDYAVDTLVGLYQKELVK
- a CDS encoding transcriptional regulator gives rise to the protein MIPRILLRITHVLLIGWLVISHTARAQVDTLFRLNPDQRILRLCQQAPNFAVTHPPYLTANDSIRVFSQLDRLASFAQQQDDDRLFWYAQLHKILFRHALVLLSGKPSFVLEEAQSYLDQCPIPVVQAAYWHQKGTYEFSKKKFNEAFRWLLRAQQTFEEIGYEHIPEISEYLSALGGRYYFFGEYATCIRYMEASFRYPAWVKRAEITAHNTVGLSHQHLHQYAQAQDYFYQTLELAGKHDDSAYVAIANSNLGHLLLIQSKPNLALPYLYNGYRFSWQDSPEDNVPENAALTSLYLAQALMDLDSTQKTRIYIDRSTRLFTNRPWSDYDLQYYQAQTQYYKKVGNYRLATDYLDSLRHTEESQRNLFNTRMLTASQSQVNAERYLNELRTLEAEQKNAVLVRNIIIIAAILLTLAGLYAFRQNQRKRWQEKQVLLAQQQRAEQLLAQYVANIQEKNQLIDTISAQLHQSEPVSPPQPSVKSLQNQVILTEADWQHFKQLFEDVYPGFFSALHTRYPDLTKAEIRLLALSKLQIDPPQMGRMLGISPESIHKTTYRLRKKLGVSSKLYLADLLADTQTDQQLADK
- a CDS encoding BamA/TamA family outer membrane protein — translated: MNKPTNGLLNWGVSGHLLLGSLLLTLALPLNTRAQSDSSRLITTSQPPMAKTDTSADVWDVYYRFINRKGHRPTEGQKPGFHPSVFPELAYALQTGFAVGINANLSFTSADPKQNVSVIYFTPQYTQYQQVIVPVEVNLWTKDNRYNIVTDYRYYDYSADNFGLGDNSRSDVDDQLTYSYLRLYQSVFRQVATNFSIGIGYALDYHWKIGEDNKTPLLNNDFQQYGSGEKSVSSGPTFSLQYTNRRNPNNPQNGFFGNIIFRPNMRWLGSDQNWQSVLADFRKYVPLSNDGRHILTFWNVNWLSFGGQAPYLDLPSTGWDTHSNLGRGYTQGRFRGRNMIYLETEYRTVLLNNGLLGGVVFANMQTFSDYPNTNQFGKLLPGGGVGLRIKINKHSNLNLAVDYGFGIGGSQGIFLNLGEVF
- a CDS encoding trans-sulfuration enzyme family protein, whose amino-acid sequence is MHFDTLALRATHQPDSVTGVVVPPIYLSTTYARNESNELPANYLYTRPNNPNREALEKALATLEGGAIAMAFGSGQAATMTLFQALSPGDHVLLSTDAYYGTPALLEQVFHPWGLTYTRVDMRDLNAVRASIHENTRIIWCETPSNPMLDITDLQAVSQIAHEAGAICVCDNTWATPVLQRPFDFGCDVVMHSTTKYLNGHSDVLGGALIFKEDNEFAQRVKLLQGLSGAVPSPFDCWLISRGIKTLGVRVRAQSSTAQAIAEFLEGHSAVEKVHYPGLASHASHALVQQQMKGPGAMLSVQVKGGAEEAIRFIGKLNLFTRATSLGGVESLIEHRATAEGPNSITPKNLLRISVGLEYADDLIADLAQALA
- a CDS encoding endonuclease/exonuclease/phosphatase family protein gives rise to the protein MRILIPLLLGSLLATNTTFAQKDSPITVATYNLRYNNKGDGINAWPNRKENVKALIQFHEFDLFGTQEALRGQLNDVAELNEFAFLGAGRDDGKEAGEHSAIFYKKDRFKALQSGNFWLSETPDKPGKGWDATCCNRICSWAKFNDLKTKKDFYFFSVHFDHQGVEARRQSGKLMVEKIKEIAKNVPVILVGDFNSTPETEQIKTIQTLLSDAHNVTKTPPYGPEGTFNSFKFDAPMDNRIDYIFVSKQFDVLKYGVLTDAKDQRYPSDHQPVMVKVILK
- a CDS encoding GrpB family protein, which produces MPTPSVVIAPYNPDWASWALQEIDRLARPLRPNLITIEHIGSTSVPGLAAKPIIDLLPIVQSLEILDEQRSIIEGLGYLWYGEYGISERRYCKLIDAEANRVFHVHFFPSTSIGVTRHLAFRDYLRAYPAIAEAYQNEKQRAAALHPFDSSAYTEEKSTWIRQHETDALNWFVG